One part of the Tunicatimonas pelagia genome encodes these proteins:
- a CDS encoding GH92 family glycosyl hydrolase, with translation MKRFSYWWLGVVLLPGVFNLGCQELPKNQSKDATVFQYIHYVNPFIGTQGNGTKHSVGNVHPGAVQPWGMVSVSPQSFDFTQTHSPSGFRYEEKKIYGFSSVNFSGVGCPATGSVPFKFFSGKLSENYDGSQFSEQVASPGYYSVRLDDENIRVQATTTQRSTLIKLELPEGRSNIYVDLTAQQAHVKGGVIEAYNDEAVSGYQLEGNFCGAGNRSSVYFSARIDRKADSTYLVHYNKNNPRFNQQLEDKPSGLVYVFENEEPAIVQIKVGVSYVSVDNAQDNLDKEQSGYDFERVRNEAQAEWEKELSKIRVTTDSEDDKTVFYTALYHSLLMPMTYSDHNGDYVKMGGTDIGNSADTRYTGFSLWDTYRTTHPLLALAYPEKQQAFVRNMLTIYDESGWLPKWSIFNFEPYLMVGDPAPIVIGDTYVKGIRGFDAEKAYEAVTKNATHEEGNLNRRGLQDYNAYGYITMDGDFSEVENFQWNNGIVWGAVSSTMEFNLADFNIAQMAKAMGKETDYRKYLERSKSFINLYNDETGLLQPKNKDGSWYEPFDPTQERWDRMNFGLRGGPGFVEGSAWQYLFAIPHGMDTLKSSMGEKRFLNNLDTIFEDGHFDMTNEPGFGFPFFYNLTQEKDWKTAQTVHHLLRTYFTNTPDGLPGNDDAGAMSSWVVFAMMGLYPDTPGNPAYMVTTPIFDRVEIQLNPDFYSGKQIVIERQGPVDGRIEAMLLNGKAIDYQVGHALLTSNNSVLVVKTTDAQDL, from the coding sequence ATGAAAAGATTTAGCTACTGGTGGCTTGGCGTAGTTTTGTTGCCCGGCGTTTTTAATTTGGGCTGTCAAGAGCTGCCGAAGAATCAATCGAAAGATGCTACTGTATTCCAGTACATTCATTACGTTAATCCATTTATTGGTACGCAGGGCAACGGGACAAAACATTCGGTGGGTAATGTGCACCCGGGAGCGGTACAACCCTGGGGTATGGTGTCAGTAAGCCCTCAGTCGTTCGACTTCACCCAGACGCATTCGCCCAGTGGGTTTCGTTATGAGGAGAAAAAAATCTATGGATTTAGCAGCGTAAATTTTTCGGGAGTTGGCTGCCCTGCTACCGGAAGTGTTCCGTTCAAGTTCTTTTCCGGTAAGCTGAGCGAAAACTACGATGGTTCCCAATTTTCTGAACAGGTTGCCAGTCCCGGTTACTACAGCGTGCGACTGGATGATGAAAATATCCGAGTACAGGCGACAACTACCCAACGCTCAACACTCATCAAACTGGAGCTGCCCGAAGGAAGAAGCAATATTTACGTAGACCTCACCGCCCAGCAGGCTCACGTGAAGGGCGGAGTAATTGAAGCGTATAACGACGAGGCCGTAAGTGGGTACCAGTTGGAAGGAAATTTTTGCGGGGCGGGCAACCGAAGCTCAGTGTACTTCAGTGCTCGTATTGACCGCAAGGCTGACTCTACGTATCTGGTACATTATAATAAGAACAATCCGCGGTTCAACCAGCAGCTAGAAGATAAACCCAGTGGCTTGGTGTATGTCTTTGAAAATGAAGAACCCGCTATAGTGCAAATTAAGGTTGGAGTTTCTTACGTATCCGTAGATAACGCGCAGGATAACTTAGATAAGGAGCAGAGTGGTTATGACTTTGAACGGGTCAGGAACGAAGCCCAAGCCGAATGGGAAAAAGAGCTTAGCAAAATCAGAGTAACTACCGACTCAGAAGACGATAAAACTGTATTTTATACAGCCCTTTACCACAGTCTGCTGATGCCAATGACGTACAGTGACCACAACGGTGATTACGTGAAAATGGGCGGTACTGATATCGGTAATTCCGCGGATACTCGGTATACTGGCTTTTCACTTTGGGACACCTACCGAACCACGCACCCGCTGCTCGCCTTGGCTTATCCGGAAAAACAGCAAGCGTTTGTGCGGAACATGCTGACTATCTACGACGAATCGGGGTGGTTACCTAAGTGGTCAATTTTTAATTTTGAACCTTACCTGATGGTCGGCGATCCTGCGCCCATCGTTATTGGTGATACCTACGTGAAGGGAATCCGAGGTTTTGATGCGGAAAAAGCTTACGAGGCAGTTACCAAAAACGCCACTCACGAAGAAGGGAATTTGAATCGGCGCGGACTCCAGGACTACAACGCGTACGGGTATATTACGATGGACGGAGATTTTAGCGAGGTTGAAAACTTTCAGTGGAATAACGGAATTGTGTGGGGAGCAGTGTCAAGTACGATGGAGTTTAATCTGGCTGACTTCAATATTGCCCAAATGGCGAAGGCAATGGGTAAGGAAACAGACTACCGAAAGTATCTGGAGCGTTCAAAATCATTCATAAATCTGTACAACGACGAGACAGGGTTGCTTCAGCCTAAAAATAAAGACGGTAGTTGGTACGAACCCTTTGACCCCACACAGGAACGATGGGATAGGATGAACTTCGGCCTGCGGGGTGGGCCTGGTTTTGTGGAAGGTAGTGCCTGGCAGTACCTATTTGCTATTCCCCACGGAATGGATACCCTCAAAAGTAGCATGGGGGAGAAGCGATTCTTAAATAACTTAGATACTATTTTTGAGGACGGACACTTTGATATGACTAACGAACCGGGTTTTGGTTTCCCCTTTTTCTATAATCTTACCCAGGAGAAGGATTGGAAAACCGCGCAAACAGTGCATCACCTGCTGCGAACCTATTTTACGAATACTCCCGACGGACTGCCCGGTAACGACGATGCCGGAGCCATGTCGTCGTGGGTGGTGTTCGCCATGATGGGGCTGTACCCTGATACTCCGGGAAATCCGGCGTACATGGTTACTACTCCCATCTTCGACCGGGTTGAGATACAACTGAACCCAGATTTCTACTCAGGAAAGCAAATCGTGATTGAGCGACAAGGCCCAGTTGATGGGCGTATCGAGGCGATGCTGCTGAACGGAAAAGCCATTGACTATCAGGTGGGCCACGCACTGCTAACCTCTAATAATAGCGTACTGGTGGTGAAGACCACGGACGCCCAAGACCTGTAA